A genomic segment from Leopardus geoffroyi isolate Oge1 chromosome A2, O.geoffroyi_Oge1_pat1.0, whole genome shotgun sequence encodes:
- the LOC123605435 gene encoding olfactory receptor 7A17-like produces MELGNDTQISGFLLLGFSEEPELQPLIFGLFLSMYLITVFGNLLIILAVSSDSHLHTPMYFFLANLSFVDICFTSTTVPKMLWNIQTQSKVITYAGCITQMYFFILCAELDDLILSAMAYDRFVAICHPLQYTIIMSPQLCGLLVLVSWIISVLNSLLQTSMVLPLSFCTGMEIPHFFCELNQVLRLACSETFLNDTVMYFATVLLGGAPLAGILYSYSKIVSSIRGISSVQGKYKAFSTCASHLSVVSLFCCTGLGVYLSSVATHSSHSSTTASVMYTVVTPMLNPFIYSLRNRDIKRALKRIVGIPAM; encoded by the coding sequence ATGGAACTAGGCAATGATACACAAATTTCAGggtttcttcttctgggattttcAGAGGAACCAGAACTGCAGCCCCTCATATTTGGGCTTTTCCTCTCCATGTACCTGATCACTGTGTTTGGAAACCTGCTCATCATCCTGGCCGTCAGCTCTgactcccacctccacacccccatgtacttcttcctggccaACCTGTCCTTTGTAGACATCTGCTTCACCTCCACCACTGTCCCGAAGATGCTCTGGAACATCCAGACCCAGAGCAAAGTCATAACCTATGCAGGCTGCATCACACAGATGTACTTTTTCATACTCTGTGCAGAGTTGGATGACCTTATCCTGTCTGCAATGGCCTATGACCGATTTGTGGCCATCTGTCACCCCCTGCAATACACCATCATCATGAGCCCCCAGCTCTGTGGATTGCTTGTTCTGGTATCCTGGATCATCAGTGTTCTGAACTCACTGTTACAAACCTCAATGGTGCTGCCACTGTCCTTCTGCACAGGCATGGAAATCCCCCATTTTTTTTGTGAACTCAATCAGGTCCTCAGGCTTGCCTGTTCTGAGACCTTTCTTAATGACACAGTAATGTATTTTGCAACTGTGCTCCTCGGTGGTGCTCCCTTGGCTGGGATCCTTTACTCTTACTCTAAGATAGTCTCCTCCATACGTGGGATCTCATCAGTTCAGGGCAAGTATAAGGCATTTTCCACCTGTGCATCTCACCTCTCAGTTGTCTCCTTATTTTGTTGTACAGGCCTCGGAGTGTACCTTAGCTCTGTTGCTACCCACAGTTCCCACTCAAGTACAACAGCCTCGGTGATGTACACGGTGGTCACgcccatgctgaaccccttcatctacagcctgaggaacagAGACATAAAGAGGGCTCTGAAAAGAATCGTTGGGATTCCAGCGATGTAA
- the LOC123605436 gene encoding LOW QUALITY PROTEIN: olfactory receptor-like protein OLF4 (The sequence of the model RefSeq protein was modified relative to this genomic sequence to represent the inferred CDS: deleted 1 base in 1 codon) → MEPRNLTAMSEFLLLGFSEEPAFQPFIFGLFLSMYLITVFGNLLIILAVSSDSHLHTPMYFFLANLSFVDICFTSTTVPKMLWNIQTQSKVITYEDCITQMYFFLLFAGLDNYILTVMAYDRFLAICHPLHYTVIMNPRLCGLLVLVSWIMSVLHSLLQTSVVLRLSFCTDLEIPHFFCEIKQVVQLACSDTFLNDMVMYFGAGLLGGGPLAGILYSYSKIVSSICGISSTQGKYKAFSTCASHLSVVSLFYCTSLGVTLAPLLPRAHTRVPRPR, encoded by the exons ATGGAGCCAAGGAACCTTACAGCCATGTCAgaatttcttcttctgggattttcAGAGGAACCAGCATTCCAGCCCTTCATATTTGGGCTTTTCCTCTCCATGTACCTGATCACTGTGTTTGGGAACCTGCTCATCATCCTGGCCGTCAGCTCTGACTCCCACCTCCAcacgcccatgtacttcttcctggccaACCTGTCCTTTGTAGACATCTGCTTCACCTCCACCACCGTCCCAAAGATGCTCTGGAACATCCAGACCCAGAGCAAAGTCATAACCTATGAGGACTGCATCACCCAGATGTATTTTTTCCTACTCTTCGCGGGATTGGATAACTACATCCTGACCGTGATGGCCTATGACCGATTTTTGGCCATCTGTCACCCCCTGCACTACACGGTCATCATGAACCCCCGGCTCTGTGGGCTGCTGGTTCTGGTGTCTTGGATCATGAGTGTCCTGCATTCCTTGTTACAAACCTCAGTGGTGCTGCGACTGTCCTTCTGTACAGACTTGGAAATCCCTCACTTCTTCTGTGAAATTAAACAGGTGGTCCAACTTGCCTGTTCTGACACCTTTCTTAATGACATGGTGATGTATTTTGGAGCTGGGTTGCTGGGTGGGGGCCCCCTTGCTGGGATCCTTTACTCTTATTCTAAGATAGTTTCTTCCATATGTGGCATCTCATCAACTCAGGGCAAGTATAAAGCATTTTCCACCTGTGCATCCCACCTTTCTGTGGTCTCCTTATTTTACTGTACGAGCCTAGGTGTG ACCTTAGCTCCGCTGCTACCCAGAGCTCACACTCGGGTGCCACGGCCTCGGTGA